Proteins from one Streptococcus mitis B6 genomic window:
- the prmA gene encoding 50S ribosomal protein L11 methyltransferase yields METWQELKVTVKREGEELVSNLLIELGAQGVAIEDSMDYVGNVDRFGEIFPEVEQQEEVVVTAYYPDTVDVAVVEADLQARLAELTDFMDLGEVKMGTTALAEEDWADNWKKYYEPARITHDLTIVPSWTEYEATAGEKIIKLDPGMAFGTGTHPTTKMSLFALEQVLRGGETVLDVGTGSGVLSIASSLLGATEIFAYDLDDVAVRVAQENIELNPGMENIHVAAGDLLKGVEIEADVIVANILADILIHLTDDAYRLVKDEGYLIMSGIIKDKWDMVRESAESAGFFLETHMIQGEWNACVFKKTKDISGVIGG; encoded by the coding sequence ATGGAAACATGGCAAGAGTTAAAAGTTACAGTGAAGCGTGAGGGAGAGGAGTTAGTTTCTAATCTCTTGATTGAGCTGGGAGCACAAGGCGTTGCGATTGAAGACAGCATGGACTATGTGGGAAATGTTGACCGCTTCGGCGAGATTTTCCCAGAGGTTGAGCAGCAAGAAGAAGTCGTAGTGACAGCTTACTACCCTGATACGGTTGATGTAGCAGTGGTTGAAGCAGACTTGCAGGCTCGCCTAGCAGAATTGACAGATTTTATGGATTTGGGAGAGGTCAAAATGGGGACGACTGCCTTGGCTGAGGAAGACTGGGCAGACAACTGGAAGAAGTACTATGAACCAGCTCGTATCACTCATGATTTGACCATCGTGCCGTCTTGGACAGAATACGAGGCGACTGCGGGAGAAAAGATTATCAAGCTGGATCCTGGGATGGCTTTTGGGACTGGGACCCATCCAACCACTAAGATGAGCCTCTTTGCCTTGGAACAGGTTCTTCGTGGTGGCGAAACGGTGCTAGATGTAGGGACTGGTTCAGGGGTTCTCTCTATTGCCAGCTCGCTGCTTGGTGCTACGGAAATTTTCGCCTATGACCTAGATGATGTGGCAGTTCGGGTTGCTCAGGAAAATATTGAACTCAACCCTGGAATGGAAAACATCCATGTAGCAGCAGGAGATTTGCTTAAGGGAGTTGAGATTGAGGCAGATGTGATTGTGGCTAATATTTTGGCGGATATTCTCATTCATCTGACAGACGATGCCTATCGGTTGGTTAAGGACGAAGGCTACCTGATCATGAGTGGGATTATCAAGGACAAGTGGGACATGGTGCGCGAGTCGGCTGAGTCAGCTGGATTTTTCCTTGAAACCCACATGATTCAAGGGGAATGGAATGCCTGTGTCTTTAAGAAAACCAAGGATATTTCAGGTGTGATTGGAGGTTAG
- a CDS encoding 16S rRNA (uracil(1498)-N(3))-methyltransferase, translating to MQQYFVKGSAISPVIIEDKETSKHMFQVMRLKGEDEVTLVFDDGIKRLARVLDVENRQFELVQELTDNVELPVQVTIASGFPKGDKLEFITQKVTELGASQIWAFPADWSVAKWDGKKLGKKVEKLEKIALGAAEQSKRNVVPSVKLFEKKADFLAQFDQFDSIIVAYEESAKEGEVAVLLQAVTGLAKGAKLLFIFGPEGGLSPAEIESFEAKGAVLAGLGPRILRAETAPLYALSALSVLLELEK from the coding sequence ATGCAGCAGTATTTTGTCAAAGGCAGTGCAATATCTCCTGTAATCATCGAGGACAAGGAAACCAGCAAGCATATGTTTCAGGTCATGCGCCTGAAGGGGGAGGATGAGGTGACCTTAGTCTTTGATGATGGGATCAAGCGCTTGGCGCGCGTGCTAGATGTGGAAAACCGTCAGTTTGAGTTGGTCCAAGAATTAACTGACAATGTAGAACTACCAGTCCAAGTGACCATCGCATCCGGCTTTCCCAAGGGAGATAAGTTGGAGTTCATTACTCAGAAAGTAACCGAACTGGGTGCCAGCCAAATCTGGGCCTTTCCTGCCGATTGGTCGGTCGCCAAGTGGGATGGCAAGAAATTGGGTAAAAAGGTTGAAAAACTAGAAAAAATTGCCCTTGGAGCGGCTGAGCAAAGCAAGCGTAATGTTGTTCCAAGTGTCAAGCTTTTTGAGAAGAAAGCAGATTTTCTAGCTCAGTTTGACCAGTTTGACTCTATCATAGTGGCTTATGAAGAATCAGCAAAAGAAGGAGAAGTCGCTGTGCTCTTACAAGCAGTCACTGGTCTTGCAAAAGGAGCCAAACTGCTCTTTATCTTTGGTCCAGAAGGTGGTCTGTCACCTGCAGAAATTGAGAGTTTTGAAGCTAAGGGAGCAGTATTGGCAGGACTTGGCCCTCGCATTTTGCGAGCAGAAACAGCACCACTTTACGCCTTATCAGCCCTTAGTGTTTTATTAGAATTAGAGAAATAA
- the pepF gene encoding oligoendopeptidase F: MEQKHRSEFPEKELWDLTALYQDREDFLRAIEKAREDINQFSRDYKGNLHTFEDFEKAFAELEQIYIQMSHIGNYGFMPQTTDYSNDEFANIAQAGMEFETDASVALTFFDDALVEADEEVLDRLGELPHLTAAIRQAKIKKAHYLGADVEKALTNLGEVFYSPQDIYTKMRAGDFEMADFEAHGKIYKNSFVTYENFYQNHEDAEVREKSFRSFSEGLRKHQNTAAAAYLAQVKSEKLLSDMKGYDSVFDYLLAEQEVDRAMFDRQIDLIMKDFAPVAQRYLKHVAKVNGLEKMTFADWKLDLDSALNPEVTIDDAYDLVMKSVEPLGQEYCQEVARYQEERWVDFAANSGKDSGGYAADPYRVHPYVLMSWTGRLSDVYTLIHEIGHSGQFIFSDNHQSYFNAHMSTYYVEAPSTFNELLLSDYLEHQSDDPRQKRFALAHRLTDTYFHNFITHLLEAAFQRKVYTLIEEGETFGASKLNRIMKEVLTDFWGDAIEIDDDAALTWMRQAHYYMGLYSYTYSAGLVISTAGYLHLKHSETGAEDWLNLLKSGGSKTPLESAMIIGADISTDKPLRDTIQFLSDTVDQIIAYSAQLGE; the protein is encoded by the coding sequence ATGGAACAAAAACACCGTTCAGAATTTCCAGAGAAGGAACTTTGGGATTTAACAGCCCTATACCAAGACCGTGAGGATTTCTTACGTGCGATCGAGAAGGCTCGCGAAGACATCAACCAGTTTAGCCGTGATTACAAGGGCAATCTTCATACTTTTGAGGATTTTGAAAAGGCCTTTGCGGAATTGGAACAAATCTATATTCAGATGAGCCATATTGGTAACTATGGCTTTATGCCTCAGACGACAGACTATAGCAATGACGAATTTGCTAACATTGCCCAAGCTGGAATGGAATTTGAAACAGATGCCAGTGTAGCCTTGACCTTCTTTGACGATGCCTTGGTGGAAGCTGATGAGGAAGTCTTGGACCGTTTAGGGGAATTGCCTCACTTGACGGCAGCTATTCGTCAGGCAAAAATCAAAAAAGCCCACTATCTAGGGGCTGATGTGGAGAAGGCCTTGACCAATCTCGGTGAAGTTTTCTACAGTCCACAGGATATTTACACTAAGATGCGAGCTGGGGATTTCGAAATGGCTGACTTCGAAGCCCATGGCAAGATCTACAAAAACAGCTTTGTGACCTATGAAAATTTCTACCAAAATCATGAGGATGCTGAGGTTCGTGAGAAATCTTTCCGTTCCTTCTCAGAAGGACTTCGTAAGCACCAAAATACGGCTGCCGCAGCTTATTTAGCCCAAGTCAAGTCTGAAAAACTCTTGTCAGATATGAAGGGATACGACTCAGTCTTTGACTATCTTCTAGCTGAGCAGGAAGTGGATCGCGCCATGTTTGATCGCCAGATTGACCTCATCATGAAGGATTTTGCGCCAGTTGCTCAGAGATACCTCAAACATGTTGCCAAGGTCAATGGTCTTGAAAAGATGACCTTTGCAGACTGGAAATTGGACTTGGATAGCGCCCTTAATCCTGAAGTGACTATTGACGATGCCTATGATTTGGTCATGAAGTCGGTAGAACCTTTGGGGCAAGAATATTGTCAGGAAGTTGCTCGCTATCAAGAAGAGCGCTGGGTGGACTTTGCTGCCAATAGTGGCAAGGATTCTGGTGGTTATGCGGCGGACCCATATCGCGTGCATCCATATGTCCTCATGAGCTGGACAGGTCGTTTGAGCGATGTTTATACCTTGATTCATGAAATCGGGCATTCTGGTCAATTCATCTTTTCAGATAATCATCAAAGCTACTTTAACGCCCACATGTCGACCTACTATGTTGAAGCACCGTCAACCTTCAATGAATTGCTACTCAGTGACTACTTGGAGCACCAGTCTGACGACCCTCGTCAAAAACGCTTCGCTCTTGCTCACCGCTTGACAGACACCTACTTCCATAACTTTATCACTCACCTTTTGGAAGCAGCCTTCCAGCGTAAGGTGTATACATTGATTGAAGAAGGAGAAACCTTCGGAGCAAGCAAACTCAACAGAATTATGAAGGAAGTTTTGACGGATTTCTGGGGCGATGCCATTGAGATTGATGATGATGCAGCTTTGACTTGGATGCGTCAAGCTCACTACTACATGGGCTTGTATAGTTACACTTACTCAGCAGGACTAGTCATCTCGACTGCGGGTTACCTCCATCTGAAACATTCAGAAACTGGAGCTGAGGACTGGCTCAATCTCCTTAAGTCAGGTGGTAGCAAGACACCGCTTGAGTCAGCTATGATTATCGGAGCAGATATCTCTACAGATAAACCACTCCGTGATACCATCCAATTCTTGTCTGACACAGTTGACCAGATTATCGCCTACAGTGCTCAGTTGGGAGAGTAG
- a CDS encoding DUF2785 domain-containing protein, which yields MYQKLLRKIEEEKPSYNQEEIQWLLDHLGDPSPEIRDDLVFTSLARGLQEELFTQEQFNFIAEEILSDGGIDKEIDKVGLSTLERSFRALIYANLLSADANQQSIFYQELNSGIRNVLLNQGLSYLSKEKDTTGFSSRYGWVHAFAHGADLLTEVVCHPDFPKNRVHEVFDILGQLFKRVSIRFTDDEDWRLARVIYEPILQGKLEQEQVASWIKAVDFPIEEREDFYKFSNFRSCLLEVYVQLDQRNSLQDDLKEAIQSFQY from the coding sequence ATGTATCAAAAGTTACTTAGAAAAATAGAAGAAGAAAAACCAAGTTATAACCAGGAGGAAATCCAGTGGTTGCTTGATCATTTGGGAGATCCTTCTCCAGAAATTCGCGATGACCTTGTTTTTACAAGCTTGGCTAGAGGATTGCAGGAAGAGCTATTTACACAGGAGCAATTTAATTTCATTGCTGAGGAAATTTTATCTGATGGAGGAATAGACAAAGAGATTGATAAGGTAGGCTTGTCAACACTTGAACGTTCTTTTAGGGCGCTTATTTATGCAAATCTCTTGTCTGCGGATGCCAACCAGCAATCGATTTTTTATCAGGAATTAAATTCAGGAATTCGTAATGTCCTTTTAAATCAAGGTTTGTCCTATCTTTCGAAAGAAAAGGACACGACAGGTTTTTCAAGTCGGTATGGTTGGGTTCATGCTTTTGCACATGGAGCCGATTTACTGACAGAGGTGGTTTGTCATCCAGACTTTCCTAAAAACAGAGTTCATGAAGTATTTGATATACTTGGGCAACTATTTAAAAGAGTTTCCATTCGTTTTACAGATGATGAGGATTGGCGTTTAGCAAGAGTGATCTATGAACCTATTTTACAAGGGAAGTTGGAGCAAGAGCAAGTAGCTTCTTGGATAAAAGCTGTCGACTTTCCGATAGAAGAAAGGGAGGATTTTTATAAATTTTCCAACTTCAGATCCTGTCTGTTGGAAGTCTATGTCCAACTTGACCAGAGAAATAGTTTACAAGATGACTTGAAAGAAGCTATCCAGTCTTTTCAATACTAG
- a CDS encoding (S)-acetoin forming diacetyl reductase yields MSKVAIVTGAGQGIGFAIAKRLVQDGFKVGVLDYNPETAEKAVAELSAENAFAVVADVSKQAEVAQAFQKVVDHFGDLNVVVNNAGVAPTTPLDTITEEQFTRTFGINVGGVIWGSQAAQAQFKALGHGGKIINATSQAGVVGNPNLTVYGGTKFAVRGITQTLARDLADSGITVNAYAPGIVKTPMMYDIAHEVGKNAGKDDEWGMQTFAKDITLKRLSEPEDVAAAVSFLAGPDSNYITGQTIIVDGGMQFH; encoded by the coding sequence ATGTCTAAAGTTGCTATTGTTACAGGTGCAGGTCAAGGAATCGGTTTTGCAATCGCAAAACGATTGGTTCAAGATGGCTTTAAGGTAGGAGTCTTAGACTACAATCCCGAAACAGCTGAAAAGGCTGTTGCCGAATTATCAGCTGAAAATGCCTTCGCTGTCGTGGCCGATGTTTCGAAACAGGCCGAAGTTGCACAAGCATTTCAAAAGGTTGTTGACCATTTTGGTGATTTGAATGTTGTCGTAAATAACGCTGGTGTTGCTCCAACTACTCCTCTTGATACAATTACTGAGGAACAATTTACACGCACTTTCGGTATCAACGTTGGTGGTGTCATTTGGGGTTCACAAGCTGCACAAGCGCAATTTAAAGCACTTGGCCACGGAGGTAAAATTATCAACGCAACCTCTCAAGCTGGGGTAGTCGGTAATCCAAATCTAACTGTTTATGGTGGAACCAAATTTGCTGTTCGTGGAATTACGCAAACATTAGCACGTGATTTAGCAGACTCAGGCATCACTGTTAACGCCTACGCACCAGGTATTGTGAAAACACCAATGATGTACGACATCGCTCATGAAGTTGGTAAAAATGCAGGAAAAGATGACGAGTGGGGTATGCAGACATTTGCAAAAGATATTACTCTAAAACGTCTATCTGAACCAGAAGATGTGGCTGCAGCCGTCAGCTTTCTTGCAGGACCAGATTCAAACTACATTACAGGACAAACCATTATCGTTGATGGTGGTATGCAATTCCATTAA
- a CDS encoding MIP/aquaporin family protein: MKKFVAELIGTYMLVFVGTGAVVFGNGLDGLGHLGIAFAFGLAIVVAAYSIGTISGAHLNPAVSIAMFVNKRLSSSELVNYILGQVVGAFLASASVFFLLANSGMSTASLGENALANGVTVFGGFLFEVIATFLFVLVIMTVTSASKGNGAIAGLVIGLSLMAMILVGLNITGLSVNPARSLAPAVLVGGAALQQLWIFILAPIVGGVLAALVAKNFLGTEE; the protein is encoded by the coding sequence ATGAAAAAATTTGTTGCTGAGTTAATCGGTACGTACATGCTTGTGTTCGTCGGAACAGGAGCTGTTGTTTTTGGAAATGGTCTTGATGGCCTAGGTCACCTTGGAATTGCCTTTGCTTTTGGTTTAGCCATCGTGGTTGCAGCCTACTCAATCGGAACTATTTCAGGGGCTCACTTGAACCCAGCTGTTTCTATTGCTATGTTTGTAAACAAACGTTTGTCATCTTCAGAGCTTGTAAACTACATCCTTGGACAAGTAGTTGGAGCTTTCTTAGCATCTGCTTCTGTCTTCTTCCTCTTGGCTAACTCAGGCATGTCAACTGCTAGTCTTGGTGAAAATGCCTTGGCAAACGGTGTCACTGTCTTTGGTGGTTTCTTGTTTGAAGTCATCGCAACCTTCTTGTTTGTCTTGGTTATCATGACTGTGACATCAGCAAGCAAGGGCAATGGTGCGATTGCTGGTTTGGTAATCGGTTTGTCCTTGATGGCGATGATTCTTGTGGGATTGAACATTACTGGACTTTCAGTAAACCCAGCTCGTAGCTTGGCACCAGCTGTTTTGGTAGGTGGCGCAGCCCTTCAACAATTATGGATTTTCATCCTTGCGCCAATCGTTGGTGGAGTTCTTGCAGCTCTTGTTGCGAAAAACTTCCTTGGAACAGAAGAATAA
- the queF gene encoding preQ(1) synthase encodes MSQQEEMKNLSLLGNKETNYIFEYQPEVLESFDNRHVENDYFIKFNCPEFTSLCPITAQPDFATIYISYIPDKLCVESKSLKLYLFSYRNHGDFHENCINTIGKDLVNLLDPRYLEVWGKFTPRGGISIDPYYNYGKPGTKYEGLAEQRLFQHDLYPEKIDNR; translated from the coding sequence ATGTCACAACAAGAAGAAATGAAAAACCTAAGCCTACTGGGCAACAAAGAAACCAACTACATTTTCGAGTATCAACCAGAAGTCCTGGAATCCTTTGACAATCGTCATGTGGAAAATGACTATTTTATCAAATTTAACTGTCCTGAATTTACCTCACTGTGTCCAATTACTGCTCAACCAGACTTTGCTACGATTTATATTTCCTACATCCCTGACAAGCTCTGTGTGGAGTCAAAATCCCTCAAACTCTACCTCTTTAGCTACCGAAATCACGGAGATTTCCACGAAAACTGTATCAACACCATTGGGAAAGACTTAGTCAACTTGCTAGACCCTCGCTATTTAGAAGTCTGGGGAAAATTTACTCCGCGCGGTGGCATCTCAATTGATCCCTACTACAACTATGGTAAGCCTGGAACTAAGTATGAAGGCTTGGCAGAACAACGCCTCTTCCAACACGACCTTTATCCAGAGAAAATTGACAACCGCTAA
- the queE gene encoding 7-carboxy-7-deazaguanine synthase QueE yields the protein MTRERVLKLPVLEIFGPTFQGEGRAIGQKTMFVRTAGCDYHCDWCDSAFTWDGSEKPIRMTADEVIAALDKLGSYDYVTLSGGNPAILAANMAELVTKLKERGVTLAVETQGSRWQNWLKDIDQVTLSPKPPSSKMEVNFETLDFIVSQLDPDKVTFKIPVFDDADLAFARGIQERYQPDVLFLSAGNPEPKATGNIVQDQLDRLKELWERIAADDSWGNVRVLPQLHTLLYDNQRGV from the coding sequence ATGACTAGGGAACGTGTCCTCAAACTACCAGTTTTGGAAATTTTTGGCCCAACCTTTCAAGGCGAAGGCCGTGCAATCGGGCAGAAAACCATGTTTGTCCGTACTGCAGGTTGCGACTATCACTGCGACTGGTGCGATTCTGCCTTTACATGGGATGGCTCTGAAAAACCAATTCGCATGACAGCTGACGAGGTCATTGCTGCCTTGGATAAATTGGGGAGCTACGACTATGTAACCCTATCTGGGGGAAATCCTGCTATCCTAGCAGCCAACATGGCTGAACTCGTCACTAAACTCAAGGAACGTGGTGTCACTCTGGCTGTTGAGACCCAAGGTTCCCGCTGGCAAAATTGGTTAAAAGACATCGACCAGGTCACTCTGAGCCCCAAACCTCCTTCATCCAAGATGGAAGTCAACTTTGAGACCTTGGACTTTATCGTTTCCCAACTGGATCCAGATAAGGTCACCTTTAAAATTCCTGTCTTTGACGATGCAGATTTGGCCTTTGCCAGAGGAATACAAGAACGCTACCAACCAGATGTTCTCTTTTTATCAGCAGGAAATCCTGAGCCCAAGGCTACGGGTAATATTGTCCAAGACCAACTGGACCGTCTCAAAGAACTCTGGGAACGCATCGCTGCTGACGATAGTTGGGGCAATGTCCGCGTCCTTCCTCAACTCCATACCCTCCTATACGACAACCAACGTGGTGTTTAA
- the queD gene encoding 6-carboxytetrahydropterin synthase QueD, with the protein MFFAPKEIKQETGESLVYNPHRTLVSKEFTFDAAHHLFHYEGKCKSLHGHTYHLQIAVSGFLDERGMTYDFGDIKAIYKNYLEPHLDHRYLNETLPYMNTTAENMVYWIFQTMSQELPDERGLRLEYVRLYETPTSFAEFRREWLDD; encoded by the coding sequence ATGTTTTTTGCACCCAAAGAAATCAAACAGGAAACCGGGGAATCTCTTGTCTACAATCCTCACAGAACCTTGGTATCAAAAGAGTTCACTTTCGACGCTGCCCACCACCTCTTTCACTATGAGGGAAAATGCAAATCCCTGCACGGCCACACTTATCATCTGCAGATTGCTGTCAGTGGATTTTTAGATGAACGTGGCATGACCTACGATTTCGGAGATATCAAAGCGATCTACAAGAACTACTTAGAGCCCCACTTGGATCATCGCTATCTAAACGAAACTCTTCCCTATATGAACACGACTGCTGAAAATATGGTTTACTGGATTTTCCAAACTATGAGTCAAGAGTTGCCAGACGAACGTGGTCTCCGTTTGGAATACGTTCGCCTCTATGAGACTCCGACTTCCTTTGCGGAGTTTAGACGGGAGTGGTTAGATGACTAG